In Musa acuminata AAA Group cultivar baxijiao chromosome BXJ3-9, Cavendish_Baxijiao_AAA, whole genome shotgun sequence, a single genomic region encodes these proteins:
- the LOC135648680 gene encoding uncharacterized protein LOC135648680 isoform X2: MPTVAAFLPRALLFPRPRPPSPPPLPPPLSTVVARRQFHHFPFPRLRLTKPRPLVIVASSSSSSGASFDELDSVGRSDNLSSKESILLNMVQEIEPLDVSLIQKDVPAKTVDAMKRTISGMLGLLPSDQFHVLVEALWEPLFKLLISSMKTGYTLRSAEYRLYLERNLDIHDEHSEKGKKDPVEDDSPEMLFGSSPTISSAPGRNDAYCNHEKNDETSHENAGIDILGELSPEVQEYICSLQSRLNSAEKELCDIKRRNTALQMQNFVGEEKNDLLDYLRSLQPEKVAELSEPTCPGVEETIHSVVHGLLATLSPKVHSKPPHHMENPTGGTLGVGKDDCAELVENTSIQFQPLISVPRDYLARLLFWCMLLGHYIRGLEYRLELMELLTISSEVETVPREGDSLA, from the exons ATGCCGACCGTCGCCGCGTTCCTCCCCCGGGCTCTGCTCTTCCCTCGGCCTCGTCCCCCTTCTCCGCCGCCGCTTCCCCCGCCTCTGTCAACGGTAGTTGCCCGGCGGCAGTTCCATCACTTCCCCTTCCCTCGGCTGCGCCTCACCAAGCCTCGCCCCCTCGTCAtcgtcgcctcctcctcctcctcctccggggcTTCCTTCGATGAGCTTGATTCCGTCGGCAGATCCGACAACCTCTCATCCAAG GAATCCATTCTCTTAAACATGGTCCAAGAGATAGAGCCTTTGGATGTGAGCCTTATTCAGAAGGATGTTCCGGCTAAAACAGTGGATGCAATGAAGAGGACAATTTCTGGCATGCTAGGTTTACTTCCTTCTGACCAGTTTCATGTCCTTGTAGAAGCCTTATGGGAACCACTCTTCAAGTTATTGATTTCGTCCATGAAGACAGG GTACACTTTGCGCAGCGCTGAATATAGGCTATACCTAGAAAGAAATCTAGATATCCATGATGAACATagtgaaaaaggaaaaaaggatcCTGTTGAAGATGATAGTCCTGAAATGTTGTTTGGTAGCTCTCCAACAATATCCAGTGCCCCTGGAAGAAATGATGCTTATTGCAACCATGAAAAGAATGATGAGACATCACATGAAAATGCGGGTATCGACATCCTTGGGGAGTTATCACCTGAAGTTCAAGAATACATCTGCTCTCTGCAATCTCGTTTAAATTCTGCAGAGAAG GAGCTTTGCGACATCAAAAGGAGGAACACTGCTCTACAGATGCAAAATTTTGTAGGAGAAGAAAAGAATGATTTGTTGGATTATCTAAGATCATTGCAACCTGAGAAG GTTGCAGAACTTTCGGAACCAACTTGCCCTGGTGTGGAAGAAACAATACACTCAGTCGTGCATGGTCTCCTTGCAACTCTTTCTCCAAAGGTGCATTCAAAACCCCCGCATCATATGGAAAATCCAACAGGAGGAACCTTAGGTGTTGGAAAAGATGACTGTGCTGAACTAGTAGAGAACACTTCGATACAATTTCAGCCCCTTATATCAGTCCCCAGGGATTATCTTGCACGTCTCCTCTTCTG GTGTATGCTGCTGGGTCACTACATCAGAGGCCTCGAATACCGTCTAGAGCTGATGGAACTTCTGACAATCTCTAGCGAGGTGGAAACCGTACCACGAGAAGGTGATTCACTTGCTTGA
- the LOC135648680 gene encoding uncharacterized protein LOC135648680 isoform X1: MPTVAAFLPRALLFPRPRPPSPPPLPPPLSTVVARRQFHHFPFPRLRLTKPRPLVIVASSSSSSGASFDELDSVGRSDNLSSKESILLNMVQEIEPLDVSLIQKDVPAKTVDAMKRTISGMLGLLPSDQFHVLVEALWEPLFKLLISSMKTGYTLRSAEYRLYLERNLDIHDEHSEKGKKDPVEDDSPEMLFGSSPTISSAPGRNDAYCNHEKNDETSHENAGIDILGELSPEVQEYICSLQSRLNSAEKELCDIKRRNTALQMQNFVGEEKNDLLDYLRSLQPEKFAWFLVQVAELSEPTCPGVEETIHSVVHGLLATLSPKVHSKPPHHMENPTGGTLGVGKDDCAELVENTSIQFQPLISVPRDYLARLLFWCMLLGHYIRGLEYRLELMELLTISSEVETVPREGDSLA, from the exons ATGCCGACCGTCGCCGCGTTCCTCCCCCGGGCTCTGCTCTTCCCTCGGCCTCGTCCCCCTTCTCCGCCGCCGCTTCCCCCGCCTCTGTCAACGGTAGTTGCCCGGCGGCAGTTCCATCACTTCCCCTTCCCTCGGCTGCGCCTCACCAAGCCTCGCCCCCTCGTCAtcgtcgcctcctcctcctcctcctccggggcTTCCTTCGATGAGCTTGATTCCGTCGGCAGATCCGACAACCTCTCATCCAAG GAATCCATTCTCTTAAACATGGTCCAAGAGATAGAGCCTTTGGATGTGAGCCTTATTCAGAAGGATGTTCCGGCTAAAACAGTGGATGCAATGAAGAGGACAATTTCTGGCATGCTAGGTTTACTTCCTTCTGACCAGTTTCATGTCCTTGTAGAAGCCTTATGGGAACCACTCTTCAAGTTATTGATTTCGTCCATGAAGACAGG GTACACTTTGCGCAGCGCTGAATATAGGCTATACCTAGAAAGAAATCTAGATATCCATGATGAACATagtgaaaaaggaaaaaaggatcCTGTTGAAGATGATAGTCCTGAAATGTTGTTTGGTAGCTCTCCAACAATATCCAGTGCCCCTGGAAGAAATGATGCTTATTGCAACCATGAAAAGAATGATGAGACATCACATGAAAATGCGGGTATCGACATCCTTGGGGAGTTATCACCTGAAGTTCAAGAATACATCTGCTCTCTGCAATCTCGTTTAAATTCTGCAGAGAAG GAGCTTTGCGACATCAAAAGGAGGAACACTGCTCTACAGATGCAAAATTTTGTAGGAGAAGAAAAGAATGATTTGTTGGATTATCTAAGATCATTGCAACCTGAGAAG TTTGCATGGTTTCTTGTGCAGGTTGCAGAACTTTCGGAACCAACTTGCCCTGGTGTGGAAGAAACAATACACTCAGTCGTGCATGGTCTCCTTGCAACTCTTTCTCCAAAGGTGCATTCAAAACCCCCGCATCATATGGAAAATCCAACAGGAGGAACCTTAGGTGTTGGAAAAGATGACTGTGCTGAACTAGTAGAGAACACTTCGATACAATTTCAGCCCCTTATATCAGTCCCCAGGGATTATCTTGCACGTCTCCTCTTCTG GTGTATGCTGCTGGGTCACTACATCAGAGGCCTCGAATACCGTCTAGAGCTGATGGAACTTCTGACAATCTCTAGCGAGGTGGAAACCGTACCACGAGAAGGTGATTCACTTGCTTGA
- the LOC135648679 gene encoding metal transporter Nramp3.2-like, translating to MAPRNPIFEEEAEEEAAESFLPLRSQPSGGGADGKARRTLAAYEDGSEDETTERAFESGEKVVVAWVSDEDCGDDGPPPPFSWRKLWLFTGPGFLMSIAFLDPGNLEGDLQAGAIAGYSLLWLLLWATAMGLLIQMLSARLGVATGHHLAELCHEEYPRWAMLVLWFMAEVALIGADIQEVIGSAIAIKILSRGMIPLWVGVVITALDCFIFLFLENYGVRKLEAFFAFLIATMAFSFTWMFGEAKPSGKELLIGTLVPTLGSKTIKQAVGIVGCVIMPHNVFLHSALVQSRKIDPNKKSHVQEALRYYTIESTIALIISFMINLFVTAVFAKGFYGTKVADTIGLENAGKYLQEKYGGGLFPILYIWGIGLLAAGQSSTITGTYAGQFIMGGFLNLRLKKWSRSLITRSFAIVPTIVVSLFFDTYDSALDTLNQWLNVLQSVQIPFVLIPLLTLVSKEQVMGVFKIGPIIQAVTWIVAALLLIINGYLLLDFFSSEIHGPLFGLVVCVIVVIYMAFIAYLILRGRDLLIRLTSYFTRYSLVQLVVTRCLCSPSSV from the exons ATGGCGCCAAGAAACCCCATCTTCGAagaagaggcggaggaggaggcggcggaatCCTTCCTCCCGCTCCGATCGCAGCCCTCGGGCGGCGGCGCCGACGGCAAAGCAAGGCGCACCCTCGCCGCCTATGAAGACGGGTCGGAGGACGAGACCACCGAGCGCGCGTTCGAGTCCGGAGAGAAGGTCGTCGTCGCTTGGGTCTCCGACGAGGACTGCGGCGACGACGGCCCCCCGCCGCCTTTCTCCTGGAGGAAGTTGTGGCTCTTTACTGGTCCAGGATTCCTGATGAGCATTGCGTTCTTGGATCCCGGGAACCTAGAGGGGGATCTCCAGGCCGGGGCGATCGCTGGGTACTCGCTGCTCTGGCTGCTGCTCTGGGCGACGGCGATGGGGCTCCTGATCCAGATGCTCTCTGCTCGGCTCGGTGTGGCCACGGGACATCACCTCGCGGAGCTGTGCCACGAGGAGTACCCCCGGTGGGCGATGCTGGTGCTGTGGTTCATGGCGGAGGTGGCGCTGATCGGCGCGGATATACAGGAAGTGATTGGGAGTGCCATCGCGATTAAGATCCTCAGCCGAGGAATGATTCCGCTCTGGGTTGGGGTCGTCATCACTGCTTTGGATTG CTTCATCTTTCTGTTCCTTGAGAACTACGGAGTGAGGAAATTGGAAGCATTTTTCGCTTTTCTTATTGCAACAATGGCTTTTTCATTTACGTGGATGTTTGGTGAAGCCAAGCCCAGTGGGAAGGAGCTTCTGATTG GTACTTTGGTTCCAACACTTGGCTCAAAAACAATAAAGCAGGCTGTTGGTATTGTTGGTTGTGTGATCATGCCACACAATGTCTTCTTGCATTCTGCTCTTGTACAATCAAGAAAGATTGACCCTAACAAGAAAAGCCATGTTCAAGAAGCACTAAGATATTATACTATAGAGTCAACGATTGCGCTAATCATTTCCTTTATGATAAATCTCTTCGTTACAGCAGTTTTTGCAAAGGGATTTTATGGTACTAAAGTAGCAGATACCATTGGCCTTGAGAATGCTGGGAAATACCTACAAGAGAAGTACGGGGGAGGGCTATTTCCTATTCTATATATTTGGGGAATTGGGTTATTAGCAGCTGGACAAAGTAGCACGATTACTGGAACTTATGCTGGACAGTTTATAATGGGTGGATTTCTCAATCTCCGTTTGAAGAAATGGAGCAGATCATTGATCACTAGAAGCTTCGCAATTGTCCCAACTATAGTTGTTTCTCTATTCTTTGACACTTATGATTCTGCATTGGATACCCTTAACCAGTGGTTAAATGTGCTCCAATCAGTTCAGATCCCATTTGTCCTCATTCCGCTTCTCACCTTGGTGTCCAAGGAGCAAGTTATGGGGGTTTTTAAGATTGGACCTATCATTCAA GCAGTAACTTGGATTGTTGCTGCACTTCTTCTCATAATCAACGGTTATCTTCTGCTGGATTTTTTCTCTTCCGAAATACATGGGCCGCTCTTTGGCTTGGTCGTCTGTGTCATCGTAGTTATATATATGGCATTCATTGCTTACCTCATTTTGCGTGGTAGGGACTTACTCATTCGTCTCACTTCATATTTCACAAGATATTCTCTTGTGCAGTTGGTTGTGACCAGATGtctttgttctccttcttctgtgTGA
- the LOC103999415 gene encoding F-box protein At2g05970-like — translation MHSPDWTSLPPDLLAKISEEFPIPHRARIRATCKAWHSAMEPVISPSPWLLLPSENFEQHNSTFLCLPDNYCFTYPRLPQLSGVRCVGSHAGWFVIVGRKRKVSLLNPLSGNQICLPSHVARWNVDRVNHQAFKPNRIGKMVFSANPTVHSYVVVAIYRFTDWELTYTKSGEDRWNLLETALTENDGSYKDIMHHDGKFYCITRKGEVIAFDLSGVSPIVTIIARSSALVRVIPVGTYCIHLACSNTGELFLVLKLAIDYVLPYDVNKSEDVIVLRLQYSEDQPCWDVVKDLGNMSLLVGNSNSISISTEDLRGMRGNCIYLTEFFPETYSEGTLIYRKARMFDMKKGRWECLYSSTNFLPNTRKFPVFFQPPFWFTPSLL, via the coding sequence ATGCACAGCCCCGATTGGACGTCGCTCCCACCGGATCTCCTCGCAAAGATCAGCGAAGAGTTTCCCATCCCACATCGTGCTCGCATCCGTGCCACATGCAAGGCTTGGCATTCTGCAATGGAGCCCGTGATCAGCCCGTCCCCTTGGCTTCTCCTACCCAGCGAGAACTTTGAGCAGCACAATTCCACCTTTTTATGTCTCCCCGACAACTACTGCTTCACCTACCCCCGCCTCCCCCAGCTCAGCGGTGTGAGGTGTGTCGGATCCCACGCCGGTTGGTTTGTGATCGTCGGTAGGAAGCGAAAGGTCAGCCTCCTAAATCCGCTTAGCGGGAATCAAATCTGCCTCCCTTCCCACGTCGCCCGATGGAACGTCGACCGAGTTAACCACCAAGCATTCAAACCTAATCGCATTGGAAAGATGGTCTTCTCTGCAAACCCTACTGTCCATAGCTATGTTGTCGTGGCTATCTATAGATTTACAGATTGGGAGCTCACCTACACGAAGTCGGGCGAAGACAGGTGGAATCTTCTTGAAACGGCATTGACCGAGAACGATGGTTCATACAAGGACATCATGCATCATGATGGCAAATTCTACTGCATAACGCGCAAAGGTGAAGTCATAGCTTTTGACCTAAGTGGAGTTAGCCCTATAGTGACGATCATTGCCCGGAGTTCCGCACTTGTTAGGGTCATCCCCGTGGGTACTTACTGTATACACTTAGCATGCTCGAACACAGGGGAGCTGTTCCTGGTTTTGAAGCTTGCAATCGACTACGTACTTCCATATGATGTGAATAAATCGGAGGATGTCATCGTTCTCAGGTTGCAATATTCCGAGGACCAGCCTTGTTGGGATGTTGTGAAGGACTTGGGGAATATGTCTCTATTGGTGGGCAACAGCAATTCTATTTCGATATCTACCGAGGATTTACGAGGAATGAGAGGAAATTGCATCTATCTTACGGAGTTCTTCCCGGAGACGTATTCTGAAGGGACGCTAATTTATCGTAAAGCTAGAATGTTTGATATGAAAAAGGGAAGGTGGGAGTGCTTATATTCATCGACAAATTTTCTGCCAAACACCAGGAAATTTCCTGTGTTCTTCCAGCCACCCTTCTGGTTCACACCCTCACTGCTGTAA
- the LOC135649110 gene encoding putative F-box protein At4g17565 has translation MHSPDWTSLPPDLLAKISEEFPIPHRARIRATCKDWHSAIVPVISRSPWLFVPDDDGEQHNSTFFSLPDKCSFTYPSLPELCGMTCVGSHAGWFVITDWKRKVSLLNPLTGNHISLPSHVARWNVDRVNHQAFNPKRIGKIVFSSIPTVHNYVVVAIYRFTDWELTYTKSGEDRWNLLETALTENDDSYKDIMHNDGKFYCITRKGEVIAFDLSGVSPIVTIIARSSALVSVIPAGTYCIQLACSNTGELFLVLKLAIDYVLPYDVNKSEDVIVLRLQYSEDQPCWDVVKDLGNMSLLVGNSNSISISTEDLRGMRGNCIYLTEFFPETYSEGTLIYRKARMFDMKKGRWECLYSSTNFLPNTRKFPVFFQPPFWFTPSLL, from the coding sequence ATGCACAGCCCCGATTGGACGTCGCTCCCACCGGATCTCCTCGCAAAGATCAGCGAAGAGTTTCCCATCCCACATCGTGCTCGCATCCGTGCCACATGCAAGGATTGGCATTCTGCAATTGTTCCCGTGATCAGCCGGTCCCCGTGGCTTTTCGTACCCGACGACGACGGTGAGCAGCACAATTCTACCTTTTTTTCTCTCCCCGACAAGTGCTCCTTCACCTACCCCTCTCTCCCCGAGCTCTGCGGTATGACGTGTGTCGGCTCCCACGCCGGTTGGTTTGTGATCACCGATTGGAAGCGAAAGGTCAGCCTCCTAAATCCGCTTACGGGGAATCATATCAGCCTCCCTTCCCACGTCGCCCGATGGAACGTCGACCGAGTTAACCACCAAGCATTCAATCCTAAGCGCATTGGAAAGATTGTCTTCTCCTCAATCCCTACTGTCCATAACTATGTTGTCGTGGCTATCTATAGATTTACAGATTGGGAGCTCACCTACACGAAGTCGGGCGAAGACAGGTGGAATCTTCTTGAAACGGCATTGACTGAGAACGATGATTCATACAAGGACATCATGCATAACGATGGCAAATTCTACTGCATAACGCGCAAAGGTGAAGTCATAGCTTTTGACCTAAGTGGAGTTAGCCCTATAGTGACGATCATTGCCCGGAGTTCAGCACTTGTTAGTGTCATCCCCGCGGGTACTTACTGTATACAATTAGCATGCTCGAACACAGGGGAGCTGTTCCTGGTTTTGAAGCTTGCAATCGACTACGTACTTCCATATGATGTGAATAAATCGGAGGATGTCATCGTTCTCAGGTTGCAATATTCCGAGGACCAGCCTTGTTGGGATGTTGTGAAGGACTTGGGGAATATGTCTCTATTGGTGGGCAACAGCAATTCTATTTCGATATCTACCGAGGATTTACGAGGAATGAGAGGAAATTGCATCTATCTTACGGAGTTCTTCCCGGAGACGTATTCTGAAGGGACGCTAATTTATCGTAAAGCTAGAATGTTTGATATGAAAAAGGGAAGGTGGGAGTGCTTATATTCATCGACAAATTTTCTGCCAAACACCAGGAAATTTCCTGTGTTCTTCCAGCCACCCTTCTGGTTCACACCCTCACTGCTGTAA